The DNA sequence TGGTTGGACTGATAGAGGGACCTGTATCCTCTTTGGAGATGCTGCTGGTGCTGTGTTGCTTCAGGTACTATGTTAATGTTGTTTCTACGATCTTCTTATCTGATTTCCAATAATGTTAGTTGATTGTGGCGTCTAGTCAGAAGGGGAATCAGAAATTTTGGACCCTAGAAATACAATAATTCCAGAACTAAGTCTCACTCTTATTGAAGATTTGGGAGTGTAAATGAATATATTTTCTTGAGAAAGTATAAATTACATTATATCTTTCATAAATTTAGATTATAAATGTATGAATATAAGATTTACAACATACTTGGTATATTATGTTATTGAATTCTATCTGTGAAACGGGATTAACAAGTGTGAGGGAAGTTTTCACCCTACAAGCTAGTTTTTAAGGTTGAGATAGACCAAACAACAATATTTCATGCGATTTCACTAATCTGGTTATTTAAAATGTAGTGAGTGACTTACATGCTTTATGCTTATTCATGTTATGTTAAGCATGTCAAGATGCAGGGTGGATATTGTCTTGGAATATTTCAGAAAAAGGATCAAAGCACTCTCTTAGGAGGTATATATGATATCTAGTGTAAAATATACATTGATTCTTACCCTGCCTTTCTTTGTGTTACATACACATTAATTCTCACCCTACCACTCTTTTTATTCCCGGTTTTGTTTTCAAGGATAAAAGATGAATTGTGTTCCACTTAAACTATTATTTGTCCTTTTAACTTTTTTTTGGTATTTCAGCATTTATACAGGAATAGTTGTCCGCAATACTTTTGTGTCATATGACCGTGAACATGAAAAGATTGGTTTCTGAAAAACTAATTGCCTTCTCACTTATTTAAACATAACTGTAAAGTTGGCTCACTGTTAGCATTGCCTTCTCACTTATGCAGAAATACCAGAATCAAATGTAACGAGTGATACCGCTAGCAGAAATATGAGGCAATATTTGGAGTTACCTTTACTTGATTTCATACAAATTACAAAGGCAACTGGTAATTTCTCCAACAAGCTTGGCAAAGGTGGTTTTGGTACTGTATACAAGGTGAGTATACATTATCCAGGGATGTAATAATATGCAGTGTCGCACCAGAAACATCAAACATGACTACTCCTACTAACTTTACATAAAAAAAATAAAAGCAATCTCAAATTCCTTTAATCAGAATAGTGTATATAACATACATTGGTTTGCAGGTTATTTTGGAAGAAGGGAAGGATGTGGTTGTGAAGAGGCTCTCGAAGAACTCGAGACAGGGGGTTGAACATCAGTTCCAACTTAAGCGAGACTATGAACAGCTTGGTCAATTTCCAGGATGCTTCTCAAACAACAAAGCAGCTGAGAGATTTTCTTCTTGAAGCAAATCTTCtgtataattataaaaaattatggATGAATGTTTACTAGTAGTTGATGTTTGATTTAGATGAAACTGTGTAGTAGCTAATACTATGTTTGGATATATTGGTGTTGAAGTTTAGTGTTGTTTTTGATTATATAAACAAAGTTTTTTCACACCGTTtatttcaattaaaaataatGTTAATTTAAAACTATAGAATTTTTTATATAATACAAAACTGATGTAATACCgattaaaaccgatgttaaatactacaacaaaaaaaatcttaaaatagaAAACCGTAGTTATTAagctttatagacatcggtttgtCACCAATAGATATCGGTTAGAAATAAAGAACCGATGTCAAAAGTTATGTTTACATCGGTTTATCTTAAAAACCGTTGTTACTGGTATTACTAACATCAGTTTAATGGGTAAATTGAAATATTTTGCTTATCtcacatatgtttaaattgataaaaatatcatattataataatatatgaagattagatatgcattagaaatttaacatctttaaaaactgatgttatacgtcttatttaacatcagtttaaaaccgatgttaaatggggggtctttaacatcacccacgaagacatcggatttttttgttcatagacatcggtttttagccgatgtctattctactttttttAGTAGTGCACGTGTACACAGTGACCCCACATTTTGGTAAAATGCCCAGACACTTAACCGACCACTTTGTTGGTCGGTTATGAGGCTTAAACCCGACCAAAAGTCATAACCGACCAGGCTAAAACCGACCACCCCTGTGGTCGGTTATGACCCTTTTAACCGACCGTTTTGCCTCTTAACCGGCCGTTTTTGATGATCGGTTTTgtcctgttttcttgtagtgGTAGTAGCTCCGACCGAGATGGCTCTGATAGCGACCGAAGAAAGATTTATCACCAAAGATACACAGCTCGGCAGATTCAGAGGCTTGAAGGGTATCGTAATTTATGAATAGTGTTTCATTAATTTTTTTTCGgaatttaaattttttcaaaTTATTTCTTGAAGAAAAATATGTTGTGAAATTTTGCTTGAAAGATTTTTGAAGATGTTGATTTTTGTGATTGAACATTATTTATTTCTTGATATAAAATGTGAGTGCGTAGTTTTGGACTATTTAATTATTTCATGTTTTAATTAGCgaatgaaataaaattattttatgctTGCTCTAAGTAGAGCCATAAAGGTAAGGTATCGTTATCTGACCTCGAGAGATCATTTGTCTACTACGAGTGGGTATATGGTATATGTTTGGTTCGGTTGTAAGGTGACGAGTCCTTCTATTATTTCTAATAATTTTTTCTGTGTTTAACATGAAAGGCGTTCGTGAATGTCCCCGTCCAGACGAGAAAATGAGGATGGAGCTAAGTAAAGAGTTGGGACTGTCTTCTCGCCAAATTAAATTTTGGTTTCAAAACAAAAGGACACAATTAAAGGTTCGTTGATATTAATTTATTTAAGTCTTTGTTCTTTCTTGTTTTTGTTTGGGGCTTACTGAAATGTTTTAGGCAAAACATGAAAAAGCTGACAACAATGTTCTTCGTGCGATAAGATCCGAAATGAAAATATCGCCATCATGGAGTCGCATAAGAATGCTATGTGCCCATCTTGTAGAGGTCCGGATCAGTTTGGTGGCGATACTTACTTGAAAGAACAAAACTTGCGGGAAGAGAATGGTTAGTTGAGAGATGAGGTTTGTATCACTAGAGCCGTGTTCTATTTTGCAATTTAGTCAAACTTAAGTTCATGCTCTGTAATTACTTAGTTAATTATGTACTGCAGCTTAAAAGATATGAGAACATAGTTGCCAATTACAAGCCGCTCATGGTGGATGTTTCTCGTAATGCTATGGATGAACTGATCAAGCTTGTACAAAGTGATTCACCTTTCTGGATAAGATCATCAGCTGATGGGGGCGAAGTTTTAAATCTTGaatgttatgagagcatttttcCCGGAGTTGCTAAAAGTCCTAATGTTCGCATTGAATCATCAAAAGATTCAAGTGTTGTGATCATCGATAGTTTGGAATTAGTTGATAAGTTCATGGATGCGGTTAGTTTTTGTATTCTTTCTATTATTATATTTGGTTAACACCTTATTAAACACCAAAATGCTATATAATATTTTGGTGTGGGGATGTGAATTATTTCTGCTTTGCAGAACAAGTGGATGGAATTTTTTCCTAATATTGTTTCGAGGGCAACAACACTTGAAGTTGTATCATCCGGATTGACCGGGAGTCGGAGTGGCTTGTTACAACtggttatatatatacatatatttaattcattCATTTTTCTCCGCTTCTGTATAATCTATGTATATATTATGGTACAAACAGCTTGAAAATGAATTTGTTCTTGTTGTAGATGTATGAAGAGTTGCAGGTGTTGTCCCCATTAGTACCAACCCGCAAATTCTATTTTCTTCGTTTTTGTGAGCAAATTGAGCAACATACATGGGCTATAGTTGATGTTTCCTATAACTTTCCCCAACAACCTTTTTCTAACTCTCAAAGTCCAGTTCGTCTTCTACCTTCTGGTTGCTTAATTCAAGACATGCTCAAAGGCTGCTCGAAGGTCTTGCTAAGTCTTTAGCAACCGTTTTTTTTCCtcttttttgtgtttttttacTCGACCATCTTAACATATTTCATGATGACAGATTACTTGGATTGAACACATGGAAATTGAAGATATAAGACCAATTCATAATCTTTACATGAAACATGTATG is a window from the Apium graveolens cultivar Ventura chromosome 1, ASM990537v1, whole genome shotgun sequence genome containing:
- the LOC141709331 gene encoding homeobox-leucine zipper protein ROC8-like, with product MIRFNPPVIGVCECLQRYKSAISDTPNTPSVSEASVQVVANLGLVVSVYDIKSINGGFVFPSDGKESLVGLAAEAARKALDMTEVNPDDVDLVLLCSLTPENLFGSATQTPLAYDITAACSGFILGLVSGSSHIRGSGFKNVLVIGAEALSRYTGWTDRGTCILFGDAAGAVLLQGGYCLGIFQKKDQSTLLGGIVVRNTFVSYDREHEKIEIPESNVTSDTASRNMRQYLELPLLDFIQITKATGNFSNKLGKGGFGTVYKVILEEGKDVVVKRLSKNSRQGVEHQFQLKRDYEQLGVRECPRPDEKMRMELSKELGLSSRQIKFWFQNKRTQLKAKHEKADNNVLRAIRSEMKISPSWSRIRMLCAHLVELKRYENIVANYKPLMVDVSRNAMDELIKLVQSDSPFWIRSSADGGEVLNLECYESIFPGVAKSPNVRIESSKDSSVVIIDSLELVDKFMDANKWMEFFPNIVSRATTLEVVSSGLTGSRSGLLQLMYEELQVLSPLVPTRKFYFLRFCEQIEQHTWAIVDVSYNFPQQPFSNSQSPVRLLPSGCLIQDMLKGCSKITWIEHMEIEDIRPIHNLYMKHVCSGLAFGATRKLATLRRTCERLSCLMDVSNTSYFGGVITSTHGKRNLMKLSQRMVKTFCSSINTVNGQQVIISGMNDLEVRAMLQRCTDPGHPNSIVVSAATTISVPFASVEVFNFFRDGRNRPLWDVFSNHNPVKEIGHIACGSHPGNRISVLGASGTSQSNMLILQESCIDSSGALVVYCSIDPHAINIAMSSEDPSVVPILSSGFAIAPDAGENLGPGEMSAGSLVTIVVQIIVSNLTTGTMSQEAVNTINHLVGNTIRQIKAALNCSTC